The Streptomyces luteogriseus genome includes a window with the following:
- a CDS encoding CocE/NonD family hydrolase — MDLRLPGLNGLLRRPRRLLAAGAAVVVLAGAGTWTAVANDETPPVHREDRALPTGDGIRIDTSFFTSGGDRRRPAVLLGHGFGGSKKDVRQQAEDLARDGYAVLTWSARGFGTSNGKIGLNDPKGEVADVSKLIDWLAKQPQVELDTKGDPRVGMAGGSYGGAIALLTAGHDPRVDAIAPAITYWNLADALFPNGVFKKLWAGIFVNSGGGCEKFEPALCRMYERVAESGAPDAEARKLLEERSPSAVGKNIKVPTLLMQGQSDSLFPLGQADRAAKAIRANGAPVDVDWIAGGHDGGDMETGRVEGRVASWFDRYLKDDKGIDTGPAFRVTRTLGTGSGDGEPRLTGVTSNRYPGLEAEQRSIALAGREQSFDNPPGASPPGISALPGLGGAGGLSQLSTLGIGVSLDFPGQFAAFESAPQREDLQITGSPTATVHVKSTGDDAVLFAKLYDVGPGGATRQVLPSQLVTPLRVEGAKAGKDVTITLPAIDHEIDDGHRLRLVLASTDLGYASPVSPATYTVSLKGDLKVPSALGGRDTEGGLPAWVWWMPIAGAVIASALIITGRRRTAAPAPPDPGLAEVPLQITDLTKRYAKSADRYAVKDLSFRVEKGQVLGLLGPNGAGKTTTLRMLMGLIKPDGGEIRVFGHAISAGAPVLSRVGAFVEGAGFLPHLSGRENLELYWRATGRPPEDAHLEEALEIAGLGDALARAVRTYSQGMRQRLAIAQAMLGLPDLLILDEPTNGLDPPQIREMREVMIRYAAAGRTVIVSSHLLAEVEQTCTHLVVMDHGQLVQAGPVADIVGSGDTLLVGTATPVDEPVVEKVAALPGVASAVRAEEGLLVQLDADGTPQRLVADLVRLDVPVRSVGPHRRLEDAFLTLIGAEA, encoded by the coding sequence ATGGATCTTCGACTGCCCGGACTGAACGGGCTGCTTCGGAGGCCCCGGAGGCTCCTCGCCGCCGGGGCCGCCGTCGTCGTCCTCGCGGGCGCGGGCACATGGACCGCCGTCGCGAACGACGAGACGCCCCCGGTCCACCGCGAGGACCGGGCCCTGCCCACCGGCGACGGCATCCGCATCGACACCTCCTTCTTCACCTCCGGAGGAGACCGCCGTCGCCCCGCCGTCCTGCTCGGACACGGCTTCGGCGGCAGCAAGAAGGACGTACGGCAGCAGGCCGAGGACCTCGCCCGGGACGGCTACGCCGTGCTGACCTGGTCGGCCCGCGGCTTCGGCACGTCGAACGGAAAGATCGGGCTGAACGACCCGAAGGGCGAGGTCGCCGACGTCTCCAAGCTCATCGACTGGCTGGCGAAGCAGCCCCAGGTCGAGCTCGACACGAAGGGCGACCCCCGCGTCGGCATGGCCGGCGGCTCCTACGGCGGCGCGATAGCGCTGCTCACCGCGGGCCACGACCCCCGCGTCGACGCCATCGCCCCGGCGATCACCTACTGGAACCTCGCCGACGCCCTCTTCCCGAACGGCGTGTTCAAGAAGCTCTGGGCCGGCATCTTCGTCAACTCCGGCGGCGGCTGCGAGAAGTTCGAGCCGGCCCTGTGCCGGATGTACGAGCGGGTCGCCGAGTCGGGCGCGCCCGACGCCGAGGCGCGCAAGCTGCTCGAAGAGCGCTCCCCGTCCGCCGTCGGCAAGAACATCAAGGTGCCGACCCTGCTGATGCAGGGCCAGTCCGACTCCCTCTTCCCGCTCGGCCAGGCCGACCGGGCCGCGAAGGCGATCCGCGCCAACGGTGCCCCCGTCGACGTCGACTGGATCGCCGGCGGGCACGACGGCGGCGACATGGAGACCGGCCGGGTCGAAGGCCGCGTGGCGTCCTGGTTCGACCGCTACCTGAAGGACGACAAGGGCATCGACACCGGCCCCGCCTTCCGCGTCACCCGCACCCTCGGCACGGGCTCCGGCGACGGCGAACCCCGCCTGACCGGCGTGACCTCCAACCGCTACCCCGGCCTGGAGGCCGAGCAGCGCTCCATCGCCCTGGCCGGCCGCGAGCAGAGCTTCGACAACCCGCCCGGCGCCAGCCCGCCCGGCATCTCCGCCCTGCCCGGCCTCGGCGGCGCCGGAGGCCTCAGCCAGCTCTCCACGCTCGGCATCGGCGTCTCCCTCGACTTCCCCGGCCAGTTCGCCGCGTTCGAGTCGGCGCCGCAGCGCGAGGACCTCCAGATCACCGGCTCGCCCACCGCCACCGTCCATGTGAAGTCCACCGGCGACGACGCCGTGCTCTTCGCCAAGCTCTACGACGTCGGCCCGGGCGGCGCCACCCGGCAGGTGTTGCCCTCCCAGCTCGTCACGCCCCTCAGGGTCGAGGGCGCCAAGGCAGGCAAGGACGTCACCATCACCCTCCCGGCGATCGACCACGAGATCGACGACGGGCACCGGCTGCGCCTGGTCCTCGCCTCGACGGACCTCGGCTACGCCTCCCCGGTCTCCCCGGCGACGTACACCGTCTCCCTCAAGGGCGATCTGAAGGTCCCGTCGGCCCTCGGCGGACGTGACACCGAGGGCGGGCTGCCCGCCTGGGTGTGGTGGATGCCGATCGCCGGTGCCGTGATCGCCTCGGCGCTGATCATCACGGGCCGCCGCCGCACAGCGGCCCCCGCACCGCCCGACCCCGGGCTCGCCGAAGTCCCCCTCCAGATCACGGACCTGACCAAGCGCTACGCGAAGTCCGCCGACCGGTACGCCGTCAAGGACCTCTCCTTCCGCGTGGAGAAGGGCCAGGTCCTCGGCCTGCTCGGCCCCAACGGCGCCGGCAAGACGACCACCCTGCGCATGCTGATGGGCCTGATCAAGCCCGACGGCGGCGAGATCCGTGTCTTCGGCCACGCCATCAGCGCGGGCGCCCCGGTCCTCTCCCGGGTCGGCGCGTTCGTCGAGGGCGCGGGCTTCCTGCCCCACCTGTCCGGCCGCGAGAACCTGGAGCTGTACTGGCGCGCCACGGGCCGCCCGCCCGAGGACGCCCACCTGGAGGAGGCCCTGGAGATCGCGGGCCTGGGCGACGCCCTCGCCCGCGCGGTGCGCACCTACTCCCAGGGCATGCGCCAGCGCCTCGCCATCGCCCAGGCCATGCTCGGCCTGCCGGACCTGCTCATCCTCGACGAACCGACCAACGGCCTCGACCCACCCCAGATCCGCGAGATGCGCGAGGTGATGATCCGCTACGCCGCCGCGGGCCGCACGGTCATCGTCTCCAGCCACCTCCTCGCGGAGGTCGAGCAGACCTGCACCCATCTGGTCGTGATGGACCACGGACAGCTCGTCCAGGCGGGCCCGGTCGCGGACATCGTCGGCTCGGGCGACACCCTCCTCGTCGGCACGGCCACGCCGGTGGACGAGCCCGTCGTGGAGAAGGTCGCCGCGCTGCCGGGCGTCGCCTCGGCCGTGCGCGCCGAAGAGGGCCTGCTCGTCCAGCTCGACGCCGACGGCACCCCGCAGCGCCTGGTCGCCGACCTCGTACGGCTGGACGTGCCGGTGCGGTCGGTCGGCCCCCACCGCCGCCTGGAGGACGCCTTCCTCACCCTGATCGGAGCCGAAGCATGA
- a CDS encoding ABC transporter permease → MSTLAEPPVEVADGYRAGRTLPFRVELVRQLKRRRTQVMAGVLVALPLILLIAFQVGGDPGGTNNRLNLMDTATASGANFAAVNLFSAAGFLLVIPVALFCGDTVASEASWSSLRYLLAAPVPRARLLWSKLAVGLTLSLAAMILLPVVALAVGTAAYGWGPLELPTGGSLSTGTAAQRILIVVAYIMVSQLVTAALAFWLSTRTDAPLGAVGGAVFLTIIGSVLDEVTALGDWRHFLPAHWQYAWLDAVRPQLEWSDMIQGTSISVTYALVLFALAFRGFARKDVVS, encoded by the coding sequence ATGAGCACGCTCGCCGAGCCGCCCGTCGAGGTCGCCGACGGCTACCGCGCGGGCCGCACCCTGCCCTTCCGCGTCGAGCTGGTCCGGCAGCTGAAGCGCCGCCGCACGCAGGTCATGGCCGGTGTCCTGGTCGCCCTGCCGCTCATCCTGCTCATCGCCTTCCAGGTCGGCGGCGACCCGGGCGGCACCAACAACCGCCTGAACCTCATGGACACGGCGACCGCGTCCGGGGCCAACTTCGCCGCGGTCAACCTCTTCTCCGCGGCCGGCTTCCTGCTCGTCATCCCCGTCGCCCTGTTCTGCGGCGACACGGTCGCCTCGGAGGCCAGCTGGTCCTCCCTGCGCTATCTGCTCGCGGCCCCCGTGCCCCGGGCCCGGCTGCTGTGGTCCAAGCTCGCCGTCGGACTCACCCTGAGCCTGGCCGCGATGATCCTGCTCCCGGTCGTCGCCCTCGCCGTGGGGACGGCCGCCTACGGCTGGGGACCGCTCGAACTCCCCACCGGCGGCAGCCTGTCCACCGGCACGGCGGCTCAGCGCATCCTGATCGTCGTCGCGTACATCATGGTGTCCCAACTGGTCACCGCCGCCCTCGCGTTCTGGCTGTCGACCCGGACGGACGCCCCGCTCGGCGCGGTCGGCGGCGCGGTGTTCCTCACCATCATCGGCAGCGTCCTCGACGAGGTGACGGCCCTCGGCGACTGGCGCCACTTCCTGCCCGCGCACTGGCAGTACGCCTGGCTCGACGCCGTCCGGCCCCAGTTGGAGTGGTCGGACATGATCCAGGGCACGTCGATCTCCGTAACGTACGCGCTGGTGCTGTTCGCCCTGGCCTTCCGCGGTTTCGCCCGCAAGGACGTCGTCTCCTAG
- a CDS encoding vWA domain-containing protein, translating into MERFRTRTALLALTAASGLLLTACSGGGDAGESSKAADRHDYSAGQPAPAEGRDTDERDDRREDPDHLSTFALDVDTASYDYARRALADGRLPDPSTVRPEEFVNSFRQDYDRPDGDGFSVTVDGARTDDEDWSLVRVGLATRTTERSGERPPAALTFVIDVSGSMAEPGRLDLAQESLSVMTDRLRDDDSVALVTFSDEAETVLPMTRLGGNRDEIQDAVSDLDTQDSTNLGAGVETGYETAVEGLREGATNRVVLISDALANTGDTDADSILERVSGERREHGITLFGVGVGSDYGDALMERLADKGDGHTVYVSDSDEARKVFSEQLPRNVDLTARDAKAQVAFDPETVEEFHLVGYDNRRVADEDFRDDRVDGGEVGPGHTVTALYAVRTEPGAEGHLATATVRWLDPETRDPHEETGDLEADALDDSVWSASRGLRTAATAAYFADALGHGDHDLPDAPRLDELADHADDLADSTESEEIRGLAEAIGTANRLM; encoded by the coding sequence ATGGAGCGGTTCCGGACACGAACGGCGCTGCTCGCGCTCACGGCGGCGAGCGGGCTGCTGCTCACGGCGTGCAGCGGGGGCGGCGACGCCGGCGAGAGCAGCAAGGCAGCCGACCGCCACGACTACAGCGCGGGCCAGCCCGCCCCCGCCGAGGGTCGGGACACCGACGAACGGGACGACCGCCGGGAGGACCCCGACCACCTGTCGACCTTCGCCCTCGACGTCGACACCGCCTCCTACGACTACGCCCGCCGCGCCCTCGCCGACGGCCGGCTGCCCGACCCGTCGACGGTCCGCCCCGAGGAGTTCGTCAACAGCTTCCGCCAGGACTACGACCGCCCGGACGGCGACGGTTTCTCGGTCACCGTCGACGGCGCCCGCACCGACGACGAGGACTGGTCCCTGGTCCGCGTCGGCCTCGCCACCCGCACCACCGAGCGCAGCGGCGAACGCCCGCCCGCCGCCCTCACCTTCGTCATCGACGTCTCGGGCTCCATGGCCGAACCGGGCCGCCTCGACCTCGCGCAGGAGTCCCTGTCCGTGATGACGGACCGGCTGCGCGACGACGACTCGGTCGCGCTCGTCACCTTCAGCGACGAGGCCGAGACCGTTCTGCCGATGACCCGGCTCGGCGGCAACCGCGACGAGATCCAGGACGCCGTCTCCGACCTGGACACCCAGGACTCCACCAACCTCGGCGCCGGCGTCGAGACCGGCTACGAGACGGCCGTCGAGGGCCTGCGCGAGGGCGCCACCAACCGGGTCGTCCTCATCTCCGACGCCCTCGCCAACACCGGCGACACCGACGCGGACAGCATCCTGGAGCGCGTCTCCGGCGAGCGCCGCGAGCACGGCATCACCCTCTTCGGCGTCGGCGTCGGCAGCGACTACGGCGACGCCCTCATGGAGAGGCTCGCCGACAAGGGCGACGGCCACACCGTCTACGTGTCCGACTCCGACGAGGCCCGCAAGGTCTTCTCCGAGCAGCTCCCACGCAACGTCGACCTCACCGCCCGCGACGCCAAGGCCCAGGTCGCCTTCGACCCCGAGACGGTCGAGGAGTTCCACCTCGTCGGCTACGACAACCGCCGCGTCGCCGACGAGGACTTCCGCGACGACCGTGTCGACGGCGGCGAGGTCGGCCCCGGCCACACCGTCACCGCCCTGTACGCCGTACGCACCGAGCCCGGCGCCGAGGGCCACCTCGCCACCGCCACGGTCCGCTGGCTCGACCCGGAGACCCGCGACCCGCACGAGGAGACGGGCGACCTGGAGGCCGACGCCCTCGACGACTCCGTCTGGAGCGCGAGCCGCGGCCTGCGGACCGCCGCCACGGCCGCCTACTTCGCCGACGCCCTCGGCCACGGCGACCACGACCTGCCCGACGCCCCGCGGCTGGACGAACTCGCCGACCACGCCGACGACTTGGCCGACAGCACGGAGAGCGAGGAGATCCGCGGACTCGCCGAGGCGATCGGCACCGCGAACCGCCTGATGTGA